One part of the Anguilla anguilla isolate fAngAng1 chromosome 11, fAngAng1.pri, whole genome shotgun sequence genome encodes these proteins:
- the rer1 gene encoding protein RER1 isoform X2, with protein MSEGDSAGDSIHGKPSAIGTFFTRVGQIYQSWLDKSTPFSIGRWAVTVLLAAIYMIRVYILQGWYIVTYALGIYHLNLFIAFLSPKVDPSLLDDPDEGPALPTKQNEEFRPFIRRLPEFKFWHSATRGIVIAMICTFFEAFNVPVFWPILVMYFIMLFCITMKRQIKHMIKYRYLPFTHGKRTYREQT; from the exons ATGTCAGAAGGGGACAGTGCTGGAGACTCGATCCATGGGAAGCCATCGGCCATCGGAACCTTTTTCACGCGGGTGGGACAG ATTTACCAGTCGTGGCTAGACAAGTCAACACCATTCTCAATTGGGCGATGGGCAGTGACTGTTCTTCTAGCTGCCATATACATGATAAGAGTGTACATATTACAG GGTTGGTATATAGTTACATACGCTTTGGGAATTTACCACCTCAACCTGTTCATTGCATTCCTGTCACCAAAAGTGGATCCGTCACTATTGGATGATCCAG ATGAAGGACCTGCTTTGCCTACGAAGCAAAATGAAGAATTCAGGCCTTTCATCCGGAGGTTGCCTGAGTTCAAATTTTG GCATTCTGCAACAAGAGGCATTGTCATTGCAATGATCTGCACATTCTTTGAGGCCTTCAACGTTCCAGTTTTCTGGCCAATACTCGTCATGTACTTCATCATGCTGTTCTGCATCACCATGAAGAGACAGATTAAG CATATGATCAAGTACAGATACCTGCCATTCACACATGGAAAAAGGACATACAGAG AGCAAACATAA
- the rer1 gene encoding protein RER1 isoform X1 gives MSEGDSAGDSIHGKPSAIGTFFTRVGQIYQSWLDKSTPFSIGRWAVTVLLAAIYMIRVYILQGWYIVTYALGIYHLNLFIAFLSPKVDPSLLDDPDEGPALPTKQNEEFRPFIRRLPEFKFWHSATRGIVIAMICTFFEAFNVPVFWPILVMYFIMLFCITMKRQIKHMIKYRYLPFTHGKRTYRGKEDTGKTFAS, from the exons ATGTCAGAAGGGGACAGTGCTGGAGACTCGATCCATGGGAAGCCATCGGCCATCGGAACCTTTTTCACGCGGGTGGGACAG ATTTACCAGTCGTGGCTAGACAAGTCAACACCATTCTCAATTGGGCGATGGGCAGTGACTGTTCTTCTAGCTGCCATATACATGATAAGAGTGTACATATTACAG GGTTGGTATATAGTTACATACGCTTTGGGAATTTACCACCTCAACCTGTTCATTGCATTCCTGTCACCAAAAGTGGATCCGTCACTATTGGATGATCCAG ATGAAGGACCTGCTTTGCCTACGAAGCAAAATGAAGAATTCAGGCCTTTCATCCGGAGGTTGCCTGAGTTCAAATTTTG GCATTCTGCAACAAGAGGCATTGTCATTGCAATGATCTGCACATTCTTTGAGGCCTTCAACGTTCCAGTTTTCTGGCCAATACTCGTCATGTACTTCATCATGCTGTTCTGCATCACCATGAAGAGACAGATTAAG CATATGATCAAGTACAGATACCTGCCATTCACACATGGAAAAAGGACATACAGAGGCAAGGAGGACACAGGGAAAACTTTTGCTAGTTAA
- the LOC118208368 gene encoding taste receptor type 1 member 1-like, which produces MLQVMRFAVEEINNSTSILPDVTLGYEIFDHCSDTQNFPSVFEFLFKNSSVDILRYFKEDSHKIVSVLGPIGSSQTSTIAPFFMMDLIPMVNYASSSTSLSDKEAFPSFLRTVPNNKGQVQLIIRILEKFEWNWIAFIGGNTDYGEDALQLFSDGIRNTSICLAYQEELTRNSNYSVTFKNINMLRINVIIVYTVRLYATELIASAIMNNIQNKVWIASDTWSLSKELSTRKGLSTIGTIIGISERVMSLPGFPEFVQKSRGDSKHPQCKNEKLQEFGATCNQACYNCSYIDPNKIITEDPSYNFAIYSAVYVVAKALHNILHCGTKGCNKTERVFPYKLLKEIKRSDFELLNLRIKFDENGDSPSRYNIVSWNLDYSDPFQYIGSYDAEPAESISINETLIHWYTNGTVSILLLYIHVNPAIMI; this is translated from the exons ATGTTGCAAGTGATGAGGTTTGCTGTAGAGGAAATTAACAACTCAACCTCCATCTTGCCTGATGTGACCCTTGGCTATGAGATCTTTGACCattgctcagacacacagaattTTCCATCAGTCTTTGAATTCCTTTTCAAAAATAGTTCTGTTGATATTCTTCGTTACTTTAAGGAGGACAGCCATAAAATTGTCTCTGTGCTTGGCCCCATTGGAAGCAGTCAAACTAGCACCATTGCACCATTTTTCATGATGGACCTTATTCCAATG GTAAATTACGCATCATCAAGCACAAGTTTAAGTGATAAAGAGGCATTTCCATCCTTCCTACGAACAGTGCCCAACAACAAAGGTCAAGTACAGCTGATCATTCGCATTTTAGAGAAGTTTGAATGGAACTGGATTGCCTTCATAGGAGGCAACACTGACTACGGTGAAGATGCCCTTCAGCTCTTCAGTGATGGCATAAGAAACACCAGCATCTGCTTGGCCTACCAGGAGGAACTCACAAGAAACTCAAACTACAGTGTCACATTTAAGAATATCAACATGCTTCGTATAAACGTCATCATAGTTTATACTGTGAGGTTGTATGCAACTGAGTTAATTGCATCAGCCATAATGAACAATATACAGAACAAGGTGTGGATTGCATCTGATACCTGGTCTTTGAGTAAAGAACTTAGCACTCGCAAAGGACTCAGCACCATTGGTACTATTATTGGAATATCAGAGAGGGTTATGAGCTTACCTGGGTTTCCAGAATTTGTCCAGAAATCTCGGGGTGACAGTAAACATCCTCAATGCAAAAACGAAAAACTCCAGGAATTTGGGGCGACCTGTAATCAAGCTTGCTATAACTGCTCTTACATCGAcccaaacaaaataattactgaaGATCCATCTTATAACTTTGCCATTTACTCTGCAGTTTATGTAGTGGCAAAAGCCTTACACAACATATTACATTGTGGTACAAAAGGGTGCAACAAGACTGAAAGAGTCTTTCCCTATAAG CTTCTCAAAGAAATAAAGAGGTCAGACTTCGAGCTACTGAACCTCCGTATAAAGTTTGATGAAAATGGAGATTCTCCTTCAAGATACAACATAGTGTCCTGGAACTTGGACTATTCTGATCCGTTTCAGTACATTGGATCATATGACGCAGAACCGGCTGAGAGTATCAGTATTAATGAAACTCTTATTCACTGGTACACCAATGGAACAGTAAGTATTCTACTGCTTTATATACATGTTAACCCAGCAATCATGATCTGA